A stretch of Caenibius tardaugens NBRC 16725 DNA encodes these proteins:
- a CDS encoding ParA family protein, whose amino-acid sequence MAGAPKPPKTGGHGQRGATIAIYSVKGGVGKTTLAANLAWNAAACSGRRTLLWDLDAASGAGFLLGVPPDKHHEAGKVFSKERDPARLIRPTAYDRLDILPADESLRALDAQFLHIGKRRRLAKLTESLARDYDRILLDCPPVLNEISAQVLRAADLVIVPLPPSPLSARALDLVVQQVADDGARHAPILPVHSMLDLRRSLHKAARDANPDWPAIPYASAVEQCAVRQCPVGAFAPASPAAQAFAALWRAIDARLGKMPAR is encoded by the coding sequence ATCGCCGGGGCACCCAAACCGCCCAAAACCGGCGGACATGGGCAGCGGGGGGCGACTATCGCCATATACAGCGTGAAAGGCGGCGTCGGAAAAACGACGCTGGCAGCCAATCTGGCATGGAACGCGGCGGCCTGTTCGGGCCGCCGTACTCTTTTGTGGGATCTCGATGCGGCCAGCGGGGCCGGATTTCTGCTGGGCGTGCCGCCTGACAAACATCACGAAGCCGGGAAGGTCTTTTCCAAAGAACGTGATCCCGCCAGGCTGATCCGTCCCACGGCTTACGACCGCCTCGATATTCTTCCTGCCGATGAAAGCCTGCGCGCGCTCGACGCGCAGTTTCTCCATATCGGCAAACGCCGTCGTCTGGCCAAGCTCACCGAAAGCCTGGCCAGGGATTATGACCGCATCCTGCTCGATTGCCCGCCCGTCCTCAACGAAATCAGCGCACAAGTGCTGCGCGCGGCCGATCTGGTTATCGTGCCCTTGCCGCCTTCACCGCTTTCCGCCCGCGCGCTGGATCTCGTGGTGCAACAGGTCGCCGACGATGGCGCGCGCCACGCCCCGATCCTGCCGGTCCATTCGATGCTGGATCTGCGGCGCAGCCTGCACAAGGCCGCCCGTGATGCGAATCCTGACTGGCCCGCCATTCCTTATGCCAGCGCGGTCGAACAATGTGCCGTGCGGCAATGCCCCGTCGGTGCCTTCGCCCCGGCCAGCCCCGCTGCACAGGCTTTTGCCGCGCTATGGCGCGCAATCGACGCCCGTCTGGGCAAGATGCCAGCCAGGTAA
- a CDS encoding EthD domain-containing protein, whose product MTMFKCMALLRKRADISKEQFIAYYENNHSVLIRKLLPGIIDYRSNFIDMDGAFLFPDASPIDFDVITEIWLEDRAAYDRFIAASSDPDIARQIAEDEEHLFERGASRMVVVEERQWTKPAGRSQ is encoded by the coding sequence ATGACAATGTTCAAATGCATGGCCCTGCTTCGCAAACGCGCCGATATCTCGAAAGAGCAGTTCATCGCCTATTACGAGAACAACCATTCGGTGCTGATCCGCAAGCTGCTGCCCGGTATTATCGATTATCGCAGCAATTTCATCGACATGGATGGGGCATTCCTGTTCCCTGACGCCAGCCCGATCGATTTCGACGTCATTACCGAAATCTGGCTGGAAGACCGCGCCGCCTATGACCGGTTTATCGCCGCATCCTCCGATCCCGATATCGCCCGCCAGATCGCGGAAGACGAGGAACATCTGTTCGAACGCGGGGCATCGCGCATGGTGGTGGTCGAAGAACGCCAGTGGACCAAGCCCGCAGGACGTTCCCAATGA
- a CDS encoding phospholipase D-like domain-containing protein, producing the protein MADTYCDPACFSVPAHGHDLTFYPGGEDRLNALLALIAGAARSLKLCFYIFSEDRSGRLVRDALVLAARRGVQVTLIVDRFGSDATETFFAPLSVVGGTVLFFSSRWTRRYLIRNHQKMVIADDDRVMIGGFNVADDYFAPPDANGWSDLGITVSGPIVAALGRWFEQLANWTADPDAQLLAIRKLVREWEPGEGPMRWLIGGPTKFLSNWARSVSNDLSRGRRLDMVMAYFAPAPLMLRKIGWIGRTGKARLVLPAKSDNGATIGAARALYRMLLKRRVDIWEFVPCKLHTKLIVIDSTVYIGSGNFDMRSLYINLELMLRIEDAALANRMRDYISQQVDASDRITLALDRARRTWFNRLRWGLSWFLVTVVDYSITRRLNLGLGSVIVPENDPPS; encoded by the coding sequence ATGGCCGATACTTACTGTGATCCGGCATGTTTTTCCGTCCCTGCGCATGGGCATGATCTGACCTTCTATCCCGGAGGGGAAGACAGGCTGAACGCATTGCTGGCGCTGATCGCGGGTGCCGCGCGCAGCCTGAAGCTGTGTTTCTATATCTTCTCCGAAGATCGCAGCGGCCGGCTGGTGCGCGATGCGCTGGTGCTGGCCGCGCGGCGCGGCGTGCAGGTGACATTGATTGTCGATCGTTTCGGTTCTGACGCGACCGAGACATTCTTCGCCCCGCTGTCTGTGGTTGGGGGAACGGTGCTGTTCTTCAGTTCGCGCTGGACCCGCCGCTATCTGATCCGCAACCATCAGAAAATGGTGATTGCCGACGATGACCGGGTGATGATCGGGGGCTTCAATGTGGCCGACGATTATTTCGCGCCGCCCGATGCCAATGGCTGGAGCGATCTGGGAATCACGGTGTCAGGCCCGATTGTGGCCGCGCTGGGGCGATGGTTCGAACAACTGGCGAACTGGACGGCCGATCCGGATGCGCAACTGTTGGCGATTCGCAAGTTGGTGCGCGAATGGGAACCTGGCGAAGGCCCGATGCGCTGGCTCATCGGCGGGCCGACGAAGTTTCTCAGCAATTGGGCCCGCAGCGTCAGCAACGATCTGTCACGCGGGCGCAGGCTCGATATGGTGATGGCCTATTTCGCCCCCGCACCCCTGATGCTGCGCAAGATCGGCTGGATCGGGCGCACGGGCAAGGCGCGCCTGGTATTGCCGGCGAAGTCCGACAACGGGGCAACGATCGGGGCGGCGCGTGCGCTGTACCGGATGCTGCTGAAACGGCGGGTGGATATCTGGGAATTCGTGCCGTGCAAGCTCCATACGAAGCTGATCGTGATCGACAGCACCGTCTATATCGGCAGCGGCAATTTCGACATGCGCAGCCTCTACATCAATCTGGAGCTGATGCTCCGGATCGAGGATGCTGCGCTGGCGAATCGCATGCGCGATTATATCAGCCAGCAGGTGGATGCCTCCGATCGGATCACCCTTGCCCTCGATCGCGCGCGGCGGACATGGTTCAACCGGCTGCGCTGGGGCCTGAGCTGGTTTCTGGTCACCGTGGTCGACTATTCGATCACCCGCCGCCTCAATCTTGGGCTGGGTTCGGTGATCGTGCCCGAGAACGATCCTCCGTCATAG
- a CDS encoding replicative DNA helicase codes for MPEEDLLIRPDEMPAVRALPANIEAEAAFLGAVLIDNRVIEDLQTPLRADHFFEPLHRRIYERIVTLVDRQAVVTPVTLKPYFETDEALKELGGINYLARLTADGQGLLAARELAEQIYDLALLRELVTVGRDLVDGALDTSQDVAPLQQIERAEAALYSVAEGASSGNEAQSFGTATYKALGMIEIAINSGGHVSGITTGLTSVNEKIGGLHNSDLVILAGRPGMGKTSLATNIAFNAADRLLRDRRDGIPDKESIGAPTAFFSLEMSADQLATRILAEQAGISGEALRMGKISRDDFQQLSYASQRLAELPLYIDDTPALTISALRARARRLKRRHDIGLIIIDYLQLLQGSGRANDNRVNEISEISRGLKTLAKELDVPVIALSQLSRAVEQRDDKRPQLSDLRESGSIEQDADMVWFVFREDYYVAAKEPKVPQGDDDARAHEAHAAWAAEMERVHGLAELIVAKQRHGSTGKVRMRFEAKITRFSDLAEDALGGHSYD; via the coding sequence ATGCCCGAAGAAGACCTCCTGATCCGTCCCGACGAAATGCCCGCGGTGCGCGCACTGCCCGCCAATATCGAAGCGGAAGCCGCCTTTCTTGGCGCGGTGCTGATCGACAACCGGGTGATCGAGGATCTGCAAACCCCGTTACGGGCCGATCATTTCTTCGAACCGCTGCACCGGCGGATCTATGAACGCATCGTAACCCTGGTCGACCGACAGGCCGTGGTCACCCCGGTTACGCTCAAGCCCTATTTCGAAACCGACGAAGCGCTGAAGGAACTGGGCGGAATCAACTATCTCGCCCGGCTGACGGCCGATGGGCAAGGCCTGCTGGCCGCGCGCGAACTGGCCGAACAGATCTATGATCTGGCGCTGCTGCGCGAACTCGTCACGGTCGGTCGCGATCTGGTGGACGGCGCGCTCGACACCTCGCAGGACGTCGCCCCGCTGCAACAGATCGAACGGGCTGAAGCGGCGCTCTATTCCGTTGCCGAAGGGGCATCGTCCGGGAACGAAGCGCAAAGCTTCGGTACTGCGACGTACAAGGCGCTCGGCATGATCGAAATCGCGATCAATTCCGGCGGGCATGTCTCGGGCATCACTACCGGCCTGACCAGCGTGAACGAGAAAATCGGGGGCCTGCACAATTCCGACCTCGTGATTCTCGCCGGGCGTCCCGGCATGGGCAAGACCTCGCTCGCCACCAATATCGCGTTCAACGCCGCCGATCGCCTGCTGCGCGACCGGCGCGACGGTATCCCCGACAAGGAATCGATCGGGGCACCCACGGCCTTTTTCAGCCTCGAAATGAGCGCCGACCAGCTCGCCACGCGTATTCTGGCCGAACAGGCGGGGATCAGCGGCGAAGCCTTGCGTATGGGCAAGATCAGCCGCGACGATTTTCAGCAGCTATCCTATGCCAGCCAGCGCCTTGCCGAACTGCCGCTCTATATCGACGATACCCCGGCGCTGACGATTTCCGCCCTGCGCGCCCGCGCGCGGCGGCTGAAACGGCGCCACGATATCGGGTTGATCATCATCGACTATCTCCAGCTCCTGCAAGGCAGTGGCCGCGCCAACGACAACCGCGTGAACGAAATTTCGGAAATCAGCCGTGGTCTGAAGACTCTGGCCAAGGAACTCGACGTGCCGGTGATCGCCCTGTCGCAGCTTTCGCGTGCGGTGGAACAGCGCGATGACAAGCGTCCGCAACTGTCCGACTTGCGCGAATCGGGCTCGATCGAACAGGACGCCGACATGGTGTGGTTCGTGTTCCGCGAAGACTATTACGTCGCGGCGAAAGAACCCAAGGTGCCACAGGGCGATGACGATGCCCGCGCGCACGAGGCGCATGCCGCCTGGGCCGCCGAAATGGAACGGGTGCACGGGCTGGCGGAACTGATCGTGGCCAAGCAGCGCCATGGTTCCACCGGCAAGGTGCGCATGCGGTTCGAAGCCAAGATCACGCGCTTCAGCGATCTGGCCGAAGATGCACTGGGCGGGCATTCCTACGACTGA
- a CDS encoding cytidine deaminase: MSDNSDRDALVVAARRALEFAYAPYSGLKVGAALSFADGTVVTGTNIENASYGLTLCAETVAIAKAMGMGHRGGLEAVAVFSATQDPITPCGHCRQVLNELAGLGRTDPLVWCANESDVFSARLSELLPRAFGPGSLER; this comes from the coding sequence ATGAGTGACAATTCGGATCGTGATGCGCTGGTCGTGGCGGCGCGCCGTGCGCTCGAATTCGCCTATGCGCCCTATTCCGGCCTCAAGGTGGGCGCGGCCCTGTCGTTCGCCGATGGCACGGTGGTGACGGGCACCAATATCGAGAATGCCAGTTATGGTCTGACACTCTGCGCCGAAACGGTGGCCATCGCCAAGGCGATGGGCATGGGGCATCGTGGCGGGCTGGAAGCGGTTGCGGTGTTTTCCGCGACGCAGGACCCGATCACGCCATGCGGGCATTGCCGACAGGTGCTCAACGAACTGGCCGGGCTGGGGCGCACCGATCCGCTGGTGTGGTGCGCCAATGAAAGCGACGTGTTCTCCGCGCGGCTTTCCGAACTGCTGCCCCGGGCGTTCGGGCCGGGCAGTCTCGAACGCTAG
- the rpoZ gene encoding DNA-directed RNA polymerase subunit omega, which translates to MARVTVEDCVDKIPNRFDLVLLSAQRAREISGGAELTVDRDRDKNPVVALREIAEQTVRPKILQESLTQSLQRVLPDDEDEADEIGSLSQSAEALRITASAPVRNTSIGGDYEG; encoded by the coding sequence ATGGCGCGCGTTACTGTCGAAGATTGCGTAGACAAGATTCCCAACCGTTTCGATCTCGTACTTCTGTCCGCACAGCGCGCACGGGAGATTTCGGGTGGTGCAGAACTCACCGTTGATCGCGACCGCGACAAGAATCCGGTCGTTGCCCTGCGCGAAATCGCCGAACAGACAGTTCGCCCGAAGATTCTTCAGGAATCGCTGACCCAGTCGCTCCAGCGCGTCCTTCCGGACGATGAAGACGAAGCGGATGAAATCGGTTCGCTGAGCCAGTCGGCAGAAGCGCTGCGGATTACTGCATCGGCGCCGGTCCGTAACACCTCCATCGGCGGTGATTACGAAGGCTGA
- a CDS encoding UPF0262 family protein: MADHRISHIDLDDATIIWRNADIEQERRIAIFDLIEENRFRPVRASEAGGEGPWRLRLSVSDGRLIMDIRDAADVPVETLGLGLARFRRPVREYFAICDSYYQAIRKATAQEIETIDMARRAIHDDAARLLLERLDGKAETDFATARRLFTLICVLHIKG, from the coding sequence ATGGCTGACCACCGAATCTCCCACATCGATCTCGACGATGCGACCATTATCTGGCGCAATGCCGATATTGAGCAGGAGCGACGCATCGCGATCTTCGATCTGATCGAGGAGAATCGCTTCCGCCCGGTGCGCGCGTCGGAAGCCGGAGGGGAAGGGCCGTGGCGGTTGCGCCTGTCCGTTTCCGATGGCCGGTTGATCATGGATATTCGTGATGCGGCGGATGTCCCGGTGGAAACGCTGGGGCTGGGGCTGGCGCGTTTTCGCCGCCCGGTGCGCGAATATTTCGCCATTTGCGACAGCTATTACCAGGCGATCCGCAAGGCGACGGCGCAGGAAATCGAAACGATCGACATGGCGCGGCGCGCCATTCACGACGATGCGGCGCGGCTTTTGCTGGAACGGCTCGATGGCAAGGCCGAAACCGATTTCGCCACGGCGCGACGGCTCTTTACCCTGATCTGTGTGCTGCATATCAAGGGCTGA
- a CDS encoding glycoside hydrolase family 25 protein, which yields MGRKRGLAARLRWPAIGLLVLLIAGLIGWWQMIHWTPSRDAYPVQGVLVEAGDANVDFRALRAIGADFAYIEASDGGEDRDPQFDRLFAAARAAGLQVGAVHNYDPCITADRQSGNFVTVVARDPDLLPPAIALERTAEKCPKRVSEAAVESELMTFLNQVEGHVGKPALLKVSPAFEKTYRLAARLERNLWLTRTYFRPDYGGRPWTLWTATTMLHTEAGKDAVRWVVVQQ from the coding sequence ATGGGCAGGAAACGCGGCCTTGCCGCACGTTTGCGGTGGCCAGCCATCGGCTTGCTGGTGCTGCTGATCGCGGGGCTGATCGGCTGGTGGCAGATGATTCACTGGACGCCATCGCGCGATGCCTATCCGGTGCAGGGTGTGCTGGTGGAAGCGGGCGACGCCAATGTCGATTTTCGGGCCTTGCGCGCCATCGGTGCCGACTTTGCCTATATCGAGGCCAGCGATGGCGGCGAAGACCGTGATCCCCAGTTCGATCGGTTGTTCGCGGCGGCTCGTGCCGCCGGGTTGCAGGTGGGCGCGGTGCACAATTACGATCCCTGCATCACGGCGGATCGGCAATCGGGCAATTTCGTGACCGTGGTGGCGCGTGATCCGGACCTGCTGCCGCCCGCGATCGCACTGGAACGCACCGCGGAAAAGTGCCCCAAACGCGTCAGCGAAGCCGCGGTGGAGAGCGAGTTGATGACTTTCCTCAACCAGGTTGAAGGTCATGTCGGCAAGCCAGCTCTGCTCAAGGTTTCCCCTGCGTTCGAGAAGACCTATCGCCTTGCCGCCCGGCTCGAACGCAACCTGTGGCTCACCCGGACCTATTTCAGACCTGATTATGGCGGGCGCCCGTGGACATTGTGGACCGCAACGACAATGCTGCACACCGAAGCGGGCAAGGATGCCGTGCGCTGGGTCGTTGTCCAGCAATAG
- the ftsH gene encoding ATP-dependent zinc metalloprotease FtsH gives MSDKQEPNGNPNPWAKSLMVWGGIFLALLLVVSLFSAGSQPTGTQIPYSEFRTKVAEGSVSKVEIGPELIAGTLKNEQPFTTVPVPGDDTLPQLLEQNKVQFEGMATEKPNLLAVILFQSLPFLLILGVAFFALRHVQKGGGSGAMGFGKSKAKLLTERHGRVTFDDVAGIDEAREELQEIVEFLRDPHRFSKLGGQIPKGALLVGSPGTGKTLLARAIAGEAGVPFFTISGSDFVEMFVGVGASRVRDMFEQAKKNAPCIVFIDEIDAVGRHRGHGLGNSNDEREQTLNQLLVEMDGFEANEGIIIIAATNRPDVLDPALLRPGRFDRQVVVPIPDIEGREQILSVHMKKVPLAPDVNPRTIARGTPGFSGADLANLVNEAALLAARRNKRLVAMQEFEDAKDKVMMGSERRSMVMTEDEKKMTAYHEAGHALVSINEAASDPIHKATIIPRGRALGMVMRLPERDNYSYHRDKMHANLSVSMGGRVAEEIIFGHDKVSSGASSDIQYATSLARNMVTKWGMSDKLGPLQYEDTQEGYLGMGGTQRLMTSADTNKLIDSEIRGLVDGAHARATEILKTQEDKLHLLAQALLEYETLNGEEIDELMKTGKIERPDVPKGPTTIRPVHGSAIPKAGKRLGGGTSGGAKPQGV, from the coding sequence ATGAGCGACAAGCAAGAGCCGAACGGTAATCCGAATCCTTGGGCGAAAAGCCTGATGGTCTGGGGCGGGATTTTCCTCGCCCTGTTGCTGGTGGTTTCGTTGTTCAGCGCAGGCAGCCAGCCGACGGGCACACAGATTCCCTATTCCGAATTCCGCACCAAGGTTGCCGAAGGCAGCGTGAGCAAGGTGGAAATCGGCCCCGAACTGATCGCCGGCACGCTCAAGAACGAGCAGCCGTTTACGACAGTGCCCGTTCCGGGCGATGATACCCTGCCGCAATTGCTGGAACAGAACAAAGTCCAGTTTGAAGGTATGGCGACAGAAAAGCCGAATCTTCTGGCGGTTATCCTGTTCCAGTCGTTGCCGTTCCTGCTGATTCTCGGCGTGGCGTTTTTCGCGCTGCGCCATGTGCAGAAAGGGGGCGGTTCCGGGGCAATGGGTTTTGGCAAGTCCAAGGCCAAGCTGCTGACCGAACGCCATGGGCGGGTCACGTTCGACGATGTCGCCGGGATTGACGAAGCGCGTGAGGAATTGCAGGAAATCGTCGAATTCCTGCGCGATCCGCACCGCTTTTCCAAACTGGGCGGGCAAATTCCCAAGGGTGCGCTGCTGGTCGGCAGTCCGGGGACCGGCAAGACCCTGCTGGCCCGCGCCATCGCGGGTGAGGCGGGCGTGCCGTTCTTCACCATTTCGGGTTCCGATTTCGTGGAAATGTTCGTGGGCGTGGGCGCCAGCCGCGTGCGCGACATGTTCGAACAGGCCAAGAAGAACGCGCCCTGCATCGTCTTTATCGATGAAATCGACGCGGTCGGCCGCCACCGTGGCCATGGCCTCGGCAATTCGAACGACGAGCGCGAACAGACGCTGAATCAGCTGCTGGTCGAGATGGACGGGTTCGAGGCAAACGAAGGTATCATTATCATCGCTGCGACCAACCGCCCCGACGTGCTGGACCCGGCGTTGCTGCGCCCGGGCCGGTTCGACCGTCAGGTCGTGGTGCCGATCCCCGATATCGAAGGGCGCGAACAGATCCTGTCGGTGCACATGAAGAAGGTGCCGCTGGCCCCGGACGTAAACCCGCGCACGATCGCGCGCGGCACACCCGGCTTTTCCGGTGCCGATCTCGCCAATCTCGTGAACGAGGCGGCCTTGCTGGCGGCGCGGCGCAACAAACGCCTGGTCGCCATGCAGGAATTCGAAGACGCCAAGGACAAGGTCATGATGGGGTCGGAACGCCGCTCCATGGTCATGACCGAGGACGAGAAGAAGATGACGGCCTATCACGAGGCGGGCCATGCGCTGGTCTCGATCAACGAGGCGGCATCCGATCCGATCCACAAGGCCACGATCATCCCGCGCGGCCGCGCGCTGGGCATGGTGATGCGCCTGCCCGAACGCGACAACTATTCCTATCATCGCGACAAGATGCACGCCAACTTGTCCGTGTCCATGGGTGGCCGCGTGGCGGAAGAAATCATCTTCGGCCATGACAAGGTTTCGTCGGGCGCATCGTCGGATATTCAGTACGCCACCAGCCTCGCCCGCAACATGGTCACCAAATGGGGCATGTCGGACAAGCTTGGCCCGCTGCAGTACGAAGATACGCAGGAAGGCTATCTCGGCATGGGCGGTACGCAGCGGTTGATGACCTCTGCCGATACCAACAAGCTGATCGATTCCGAGATTCGCGGGCTGGTTGATGGCGCCCATGCGCGGGCGACGGAGATTCTGAAGACGCAGGAAGACAAGTTGCACCTGCTGGCGCAGGCCTTGCTCGAATACGAAACCCTCAATGGCGAGGAAATCGACGAGCTGATGAAGACCGGCAAGATCGAACGGCCGGATGTGCCCAAGGGCCCGACGACGATCCGCCCGGTCCATGGTTCGGCCATTCCCAAGGCGGGCAAACGCCTTGGCGGCGGGACGTCTGGCGGGGCCAAGCCGCAAGGGGTCTGA
- a CDS encoding nuclear transport factor 2 family protein: protein MDSLERLEAIAAITALKARYFHTMDTKDWAGLEAVFAPDLVADFRDATETHDPSQLTHGAAPYVAKLAPILQDVVTVHHGHTPEITIESSDSARGVWAMEDKLWPRETSQLPFRMLHGYGHYHERYIRIGGEWRIAEIRLSRLRVDAA from the coding sequence ATGGACAGCCTGGAAAGGCTTGAGGCGATCGCGGCGATCACAGCGCTCAAGGCCCGTTACTTCCACACGATGGACACGAAGGACTGGGCAGGTCTGGAAGCGGTGTTCGCGCCCGATCTGGTGGCTGATTTTCGCGATGCCACCGAGACCCATGACCCGAGCCAGCTGACTCATGGCGCGGCGCCCTATGTCGCGAAACTCGCCCCGATTTTACAGGACGTGGTGACGGTTCACCATGGGCACACACCTGAAATCACAATCGAATCGTCCGATTCGGCACGTGGCGTATGGGCGATGGAAGACAAGTTGTGGCCCAGGGAAACCTCGCAACTGCCGTTTCGCATGTTGCACGGCTATGGCCACTATCACGAACGCTACATCCGCATCGGCGGGGAATGGCGCATCGCGGAAATCCGGCTGAGCCGGCTGCGCGTCGACGCCGCATAG
- a CDS encoding nuclear transport factor 2 family protein — MTDISLQTLLDERDITRGLSRFARVLDTKSWDQLGEVFAADLRFDYGTGVEQHGMAELRDNMTRFLDKCGGTQHLIGSILVDVDGDRATSRAYVQARHQRTGDHAGPVFDSNGEYIDQWERRAEGWRIVRRDARWASQTGDPAIIGAGNSELG; from the coding sequence ATGACCGATATCTCTTTGCAAACCCTGCTCGACGAGCGGGACATTACCCGTGGCCTGTCACGCTTTGCCCGTGTTCTCGACACCAAGAGCTGGGACCAGTTGGGCGAGGTGTTCGCCGCTGATCTGCGTTTCGATTACGGGACGGGCGTCGAACAGCACGGCATGGCCGAACTGCGCGACAATATGACCCGCTTTCTCGACAAATGCGGCGGCACGCAGCACCTGATCGGCAGCATTCTGGTGGATGTCGATGGCGATCGTGCCACCAGCCGCGCCTATGTTCAGGCCCGCCATCAGCGGACTGGCGATCACGCCGGGCCGGTGTTCGATTCCAACGGCGAATATATCGACCAGTGGGAACGCCGGGCAGAAGGCTGGCGGATCGTGCGCCGCGATGCCCGCTGGGCCAGCCAGACCGGCGACCCCGCGATTATCGGCGCCGGTAACAGCGAACTGGGATAG